A window of Streptomyces marispadix contains these coding sequences:
- the metK gene encoding methionine adenosyltransferase, translating to MSRRLFTSESVTEGHPDKIADQISDTILDALLKEDPHSRVAVETLITTGLVHVAGEVTTKAYAPISSLVRNKILEIGYDSSKKGFDGASCGVSESIGAQSPDIAQGVDTAYENRVEGDEDELDKQGAGDQGLMFGYACDETAEYMPLPVQLAHRLSERLSDVRKNGTIPYLRPDGKTQVTIEYEGDKAVRLDTVVVSSQHAADIDLDSLLAPDIREYVVEPELKRLVEEDGVKLDTSGYRLLVNPTGRFEIGGPMGDAGLTGRKIIVDTYGGMARHGGGAFSGKDPSKVDRSAAYAMRWVAKNVVAAELATRCEVQVAYAIGKAEPVGVFVETFGTAAIDVEKIEQAIGEVFDLRPAAIIRDLDLLRPIYAQTAAYGHFGRELPDFTWERTDRVDALRKAAGL from the coding sequence GTGTCCCGCCGTCTGTTCACCTCGGAATCTGTGACCGAGGGTCACCCTGACAAGATTGCTGACCAGATCAGCGACACGATCCTCGACGCGCTGCTCAAGGAGGACCCGCACTCGCGGGTCGCCGTCGAGACACTGATCACCACCGGCCTCGTCCACGTCGCCGGTGAAGTGACCACCAAGGCCTACGCACCCATCTCCTCACTGGTGCGCAACAAGATCCTGGAGATCGGCTACGACTCCTCGAAGAAGGGCTTCGACGGAGCCTCCTGCGGCGTCTCGGAGTCGATCGGCGCGCAGTCCCCTGACATCGCGCAGGGCGTCGACACCGCGTACGAGAACCGTGTCGAGGGCGACGAGGACGAACTCGACAAGCAGGGCGCGGGCGACCAGGGCCTGATGTTCGGCTACGCCTGTGACGAGACCGCCGAGTACATGCCGCTCCCGGTGCAGCTCGCGCACCGCCTCTCCGAGCGCCTGTCCGACGTGCGGAAGAACGGCACGATCCCCTACCTGCGCCCCGACGGCAAGACGCAGGTCACCATCGAGTACGAGGGCGACAAGGCCGTCCGTCTCGACACCGTCGTCGTCTCCTCGCAGCACGCCGCGGACATTGACCTCGACTCGCTGCTCGCCCCGGACATCCGCGAGTACGTCGTGGAGCCCGAGCTGAAGCGCCTCGTCGAGGAGGACGGCGTGAAGCTCGACACCAGCGGCTACCGGCTGCTGGTCAACCCCACCGGCCGCTTCGAGATCGGCGGCCCGATGGGCGACGCCGGCCTGACCGGCCGGAAGATCATCGTCGACACCTACGGCGGCATGGCCCGTCACGGCGGCGGCGCCTTCTCCGGCAAGGACCCGTCCAAGGTCGACCGCTCGGCGGCGTACGCGATGCGCTGGGTCGCCAAGAACGTCGTGGCCGCGGAGCTGGCCACCCGCTGCGAGGTCCAGGTCGCCTACGCGATCGGCAAGGCCGAGCCGGTGGGCGTCTTCGTCGAGACCTTCGGCACGGCCGCCATCGACGTCGAGAAGATCGAGCAGGCCATCGGCGAGGTCTTCGACCTCCGCCCGGCCGCGATCATCCGCGACCTCGACCTGCTGCGCCCGATCTACGCCCAGACCGCGGCGTACGGCCACTTCGGCCGTGAGCTGCCGGACTTCACCTGGGAGCGCACGGACCGCGTCGACGCGCTGCGCAAGGCCGCCGGGCTGTAA